A single genomic interval of Balaenoptera musculus isolate JJ_BM4_2016_0621 chromosome 14, mBalMus1.pri.v3, whole genome shotgun sequence harbors:
- the MBD1 gene encoding methyl-CpG-binding domain protein 1 isoform X19 encodes MAEDWLDCPALGPGWKRREVFRKSGATCGRSDTYYQSPTGDRIRSKVELTRYLGPACDLTLFDFKQGILCYPAPKAHSLAVPSRKRKKPSRPAKAQKRQVGPPKSEARKEAPRDETKADADTAPASLPAPGCCENCGISFSGDGTRRQRLKTLCKDCRAQRIAFNREQRMFKRVGCGECAACQVTEDCGACSTCLLQLPHDVASGLFCKCERRRCLRIVERSRGCGVCRGCQTREDCGRCRVCLRPPRPGLRRQWRCVQRRCLRGKHGRRRGGCDSKVAPRRRPPRTQPLPALPPSQPPESPELHPRALAPSPPAEFIYYCVDEDELQPYTNRRQNRKCGACAACLRRMDCGHCDFCCDKPKFGGSNQKRQKCRWRQCLQFAMKRLLPSVWAGSEDGAGPPAPYPRRKRPGSARRPRLGQTPKPPLATPMAQPDRARTPVKQEAGSGFVLPPPGTDLVFLREGASSPVQVPGPAPASTAALLQEAQCPGLSWVVALPQVKQEKADAQEDWTPGTAIPTSPVLLPGCPSKAVDPGLPPVKQEPPDPEEDKEEENKDDSTSDLAPEEEAGGAGTPVITEIFSLGGTRLRDTAVWLPRAGNREGKMDVKSGRPRRHWRHRARAGNHADGPEPMSASHHLQLR; translated from the exons ccccacaggaGACAGGATCCGAAGCAAAGTTGAGCTGACCCGATACCTGGGCCCTGCGTGCGATCTCACCCTCTTCGACTTCAAACAAGGCATCCTGTGTTATCCAGCCCCCAAG GCCCATTCCTTGGCCGTCCCCAGCAGGAAGCGGAAGAAGCCTTCGAGGCCGGCCAAGGCTCAGAAACGTCAGGTTGGACCTCCGAAGAGCGAAGCCAGGAAGGAGGCCCCAAGGGATGAGACCAAGGCTGATGCTGACACAGCCCCCGCTTCGCTTCCTGCGCCTGG GTGCTGTGAGAACTGTGGAATCAGCTTTTCAGGGGATGGAACCCGACGGCAGCGGCTCAAGACTCTGTGCAAGGACTGCCGAG cACAGAGAATTGCTTTCAACCGGGAGCAGAGGATGTTTAAG CGTGTGGGCTGCGGGGAGTGTGCGGCCTGCCAGGTAACGGAAGACTGTGGGGCCTGCTCCACCTGCCTTCTGCAGTTGCCCCATGATGTGGCCTCGGGGCTGTTCTGCAAGTGTGAGCGAAGACGGTGCCTCCGGATTGTGGAAAGG AGCCGAGGGTGTGGAGTGTGCCGGGGCTGTCAGACCCGAGAGGACTGTGGCCGTTGTCGAGTCTGCCTTCGCCCTCCCCGCCCTGGTCTCAGGCGCCAGTGGAGGTGCGTCCAGCGGCGTTGCCTGCGG gGTAAACACGGCCGCCGCAGGGGAGGCTGCGACTCCAAGGTGGCTCCCCGGCGGCGCCCCCCCCGAACCCAGCCACTGCCTGCACTTCCACCCTCGCAGCCTCCAGAGTCTCCAGAGCTG CACCCCAGAGCCCTGGCCCCCTCGCCACCTGCTGAATTCATCTATTACTGTGTAGACGAGGACGAGCTA CAGCCTTACACGAACCGTCGGCAGAACCGCAAGTGTGGGGCCTGTGCAGCCTGCCTGCGGCGGATGGACTGTGGCCACTGCGACTTCTGCTGTGATAAGCCCAAATTCGGGGGCAGCAACCAGAAGCGCCAGAAGTGTCGTTGGCGCCAGTGCCTGCAGTTTGCTATG AAGCGGCTGCTGCCAAGTGTCTGGGCAGGGTCCGAGGATGGCGCCGGGCCACCTGCACCTTACCCGCGTCGAAAGAGGCCTGGCTCTGCTCGAAGGCCCCGTCTGGGTCAGACCCCGAAGCCTCCCTTGGCCACGCCCATGGCCCAACCAGACCGTGCCCGGACTCCAGTGAAGCAGGAAGCAGGCAGTGGCTTTGTGCTGCCCCCGCCTGGCACCGACCTCGTGTTCTTACGGGAGGGTGCAAGCAGTCCCGTGCAGGTGCCTGGCCCAGCTCCAGCTTCCACAGCAGCTCTGTTACAG GAGGCCCAGTGCCCTGGCCTGAGTTGGGTCGTGGCCTTACCCCAGGTGAAGCAAGAGAAGGCGGATGCCCAGGAAGACTGGACACCGGGCACAGCCATCCCGACTTCTCCTGTATTGCTGCCTGGCTGCCCCAGCAAG GCAGTAGACCCAGGCCTGCCACCTGTGAAGCAAGAGCCACCTGACCCTGAGGAGGACAAGGAGGAGGAGAACAAGGATGACTCCACCTCTGACCTGGCCCcagaggaggaggcaggaggggctggcACGCCCGTG ATCACGGAGATTTTCAGCCTGGGTGGAACCCGCCTCCGGGACACAGCAGTCTGGTTGCCAAG GGCAGGCAATCGGGAAGGGAAGATGGACGTAAAGAGTGGGAGACCGAGGAGACACTGGCGCCACCGAGCACGAGCTGGAAACCACGCGGATGGCCCGGAACCCATGTCAGCCTCTCACCACCTCCAACTTCGATGA
- the MBD1 gene encoding methyl-CpG-binding domain protein 1 isoform X22 produces MAEDWLDCPALGPGWKRREVFRKSGATCGRSDTYYQSPTGDRIRSKVELTRYLGPACDLTLFDFKQGILCYPAPKAHSLAVPSRKRKKPSRPAKAQKRQVGPPKSEARKEAPRDETKADADTAPASLPAPGCCENCGISFSGDGTRRQRLKTLCKDCRAQRIAFNREQRMFKRVGCGECAACQVTEDCGACSTCLLQLPHDVASGLFCKCERRRCLRIVERSRGCGVCRGCQTREDCGRCRVCLRPPRPGLRRQWRCVQRRCLRHLAHRLRRHHQRCQRRPPLAVAPPAGKHGRRRGGCDSKVAPRRRPPRTQPLPALPPSQPPESPELHPRALAPSPPAEFIYYCVDEDELQPYTNRRQNRKCGACAACLRRMDCGHCDFCCDKPKFGGSNQKRQKCRWRQCLQFAMKRLLPSVWAGSEDGAGPPAPYPRRKRPGSARRPRLGQTPKPPLATPMAQPDRARTPVKQEAGSGFVLPPPGTDLVFLREGASSPVQVPGPAPASTAALLQEAQCPGLSWVVALPQVKQEKADAQEDWTPGTAIPTSPVLLPGCPSKAVDPGLPPVKQEPPDPEEDKEEENKDDSTSDLAPEEEAGGAGTPVITEIFSLGGTRLRDTAVWLPRSKDLKKPGARKQ; encoded by the exons ccccacaggaGACAGGATCCGAAGCAAAGTTGAGCTGACCCGATACCTGGGCCCTGCGTGCGATCTCACCCTCTTCGACTTCAAACAAGGCATCCTGTGTTATCCAGCCCCCAAG GCCCATTCCTTGGCCGTCCCCAGCAGGAAGCGGAAGAAGCCTTCGAGGCCGGCCAAGGCTCAGAAACGTCAGGTTGGACCTCCGAAGAGCGAAGCCAGGAAGGAGGCCCCAAGGGATGAGACCAAGGCTGATGCTGACACAGCCCCCGCTTCGCTTCCTGCGCCTGG GTGCTGTGAGAACTGTGGAATCAGCTTTTCAGGGGATGGAACCCGACGGCAGCGGCTCAAGACTCTGTGCAAGGACTGCCGAG cACAGAGAATTGCTTTCAACCGGGAGCAGAGGATGTTTAAG CGTGTGGGCTGCGGGGAGTGTGCGGCCTGCCAGGTAACGGAAGACTGTGGGGCCTGCTCCACCTGCCTTCTGCAGTTGCCCCATGATGTGGCCTCGGGGCTGTTCTGCAAGTGTGAGCGAAGACGGTGCCTCCGGATTGTGGAAAGG AGCCGAGGGTGTGGAGTGTGCCGGGGCTGTCAGACCCGAGAGGACTGTGGCCGTTGTCGAGTCTGCCTTCGCCCTCCCCGCCCTGGTCTCAGGCGCCAGTGGAGGTGCGTCCAGCGGCGTTGCCTGCGG CACCTTGCACACCGCCTCCGCCGCCACCATCAGCGATGTCAACGACGCCCTCCCCTAGCTGTGGCTCCCCCTGCT gGTAAACACGGCCGCCGCAGGGGAGGCTGCGACTCCAAGGTGGCTCCCCGGCGGCGCCCCCCCCGAACCCAGCCACTGCCTGCACTTCCACCCTCGCAGCCTCCAGAGTCTCCAGAGCTG CACCCCAGAGCCCTGGCCCCCTCGCCACCTGCTGAATTCATCTATTACTGTGTAGACGAGGACGAGCTA CAGCCTTACACGAACCGTCGGCAGAACCGCAAGTGTGGGGCCTGTGCAGCCTGCCTGCGGCGGATGGACTGTGGCCACTGCGACTTCTGCTGTGATAAGCCCAAATTCGGGGGCAGCAACCAGAAGCGCCAGAAGTGTCGTTGGCGCCAGTGCCTGCAGTTTGCTATG AAGCGGCTGCTGCCAAGTGTCTGGGCAGGGTCCGAGGATGGCGCCGGGCCACCTGCACCTTACCCGCGTCGAAAGAGGCCTGGCTCTGCTCGAAGGCCCCGTCTGGGTCAGACCCCGAAGCCTCCCTTGGCCACGCCCATGGCCCAACCAGACCGTGCCCGGACTCCAGTGAAGCAGGAAGCAGGCAGTGGCTTTGTGCTGCCCCCGCCTGGCACCGACCTCGTGTTCTTACGGGAGGGTGCAAGCAGTCCCGTGCAGGTGCCTGGCCCAGCTCCAGCTTCCACAGCAGCTCTGTTACAG GAGGCCCAGTGCCCTGGCCTGAGTTGGGTCGTGGCCTTACCCCAGGTGAAGCAAGAGAAGGCGGATGCCCAGGAAGACTGGACACCGGGCACAGCCATCCCGACTTCTCCTGTATTGCTGCCTGGCTGCCCCAGCAAG GCAGTAGACCCAGGCCTGCCACCTGTGAAGCAAGAGCCACCTGACCCTGAGGAGGACAAGGAGGAGGAGAACAAGGATGACTCCACCTCTGACCTGGCCCcagaggaggaggcaggaggggctggcACGCCCGTG ATCACGGAGATTTTCAGCCTGGGTGGAACCCGCCTCCGGGACACAGCAGTCTGGTTGCCAAG GTCCAAGGACCTTAAAAAACCTGGAGCTAGAAAGCAGTAG
- the MBD1 gene encoding methyl-CpG-binding domain protein 1 isoform X11 has protein sequence MAEDWLDCPALGPGWKRREVFRKSGATCGRSDTYYQSPTGDRIRSKVELTRYLGPACDLTLFDFKQGILCYPAPKAHSLAVPSRKRKKPSRPAKAQKRQVGPPKSEARKEAPRDETKADADTAPASLPAPGCCENCGISFSGDGTRRQRLKTLCKDCRAQRIAFNREQRMFKRVGCGECAACQVTEDCGACSTCLLQLPHDVASGLFCKCERRRCLRIVERVSRAGGVGPRLTCTPDPHSPGPMRHTSGPPQSRGCGVCRGCQTREDCGRCRVCLRPPRPGLRRQWRCVQRRCLRHLAHRLRRHHQRCQRRPPLAVAPPAGKHGRRRGGCDSKVAPRRRPPRTQPLPALPPSQPPESPELHPRALAPSPPAEFIYYCVDEDELQPYTNRRQNRKCGACAACLRRMDCGHCDFCCDKPKFGGSNQKRQKCRWRQCLQFAMKRLLPSVWAGSEDGAGPPAPYPRRKRPGSARRPRLGQTPKPPLATPMAQPDRARTPVKQEAGSGFVLPPPGTDLVFLREGASSPVQVPGPAPASTAALLQEAQCPGLSWVVALPQVKQEKADAQEDWTPGTAIPTSPVLLPGCPSKAVDPGLPPVKQEPPDPEEDKEEENKDDSTSDLAPEEEAGGAGTPVITEIFSLGGTRLRDTAVWLPSLKSAGQAIGKGRWT, from the exons ccccacaggaGACAGGATCCGAAGCAAAGTTGAGCTGACCCGATACCTGGGCCCTGCGTGCGATCTCACCCTCTTCGACTTCAAACAAGGCATCCTGTGTTATCCAGCCCCCAAG GCCCATTCCTTGGCCGTCCCCAGCAGGAAGCGGAAGAAGCCTTCGAGGCCGGCCAAGGCTCAGAAACGTCAGGTTGGACCTCCGAAGAGCGAAGCCAGGAAGGAGGCCCCAAGGGATGAGACCAAGGCTGATGCTGACACAGCCCCCGCTTCGCTTCCTGCGCCTGG GTGCTGTGAGAACTGTGGAATCAGCTTTTCAGGGGATGGAACCCGACGGCAGCGGCTCAAGACTCTGTGCAAGGACTGCCGAG cACAGAGAATTGCTTTCAACCGGGAGCAGAGGATGTTTAAG CGTGTGGGCTGCGGGGAGTGTGCGGCCTGCCAGGTAACGGAAGACTGTGGGGCCTGCTCCACCTGCCTTCTGCAGTTGCCCCATGATGTGGCCTCGGGGCTGTTCTGCAAGTGTGAGCGAAGACGGTGCCTCCGGATTGTGGAAAGGGTGAGTCGGGCAGGTGGGGTGGGCCCAAGGCTCACCTGCACTCCTGACCCTCATAGTCCTGGCCCCATGCGTCACACCTCCGGCCCCCCACAGAGCCGAGGGTGTGGAGTGTGCCGGGGCTGTCAGACCCGAGAGGACTGTGGCCGTTGTCGAGTCTGCCTTCGCCCTCCCCGCCCTGGTCTCAGGCGCCAGTGGAGGTGCGTCCAGCGGCGTTGCCTGCGG CACCTTGCACACCGCCTCCGCCGCCACCATCAGCGATGTCAACGACGCCCTCCCCTAGCTGTGGCTCCCCCTGCT gGTAAACACGGCCGCCGCAGGGGAGGCTGCGACTCCAAGGTGGCTCCCCGGCGGCGCCCCCCCCGAACCCAGCCACTGCCTGCACTTCCACCCTCGCAGCCTCCAGAGTCTCCAGAGCTG CACCCCAGAGCCCTGGCCCCCTCGCCACCTGCTGAATTCATCTATTACTGTGTAGACGAGGACGAGCTA CAGCCTTACACGAACCGTCGGCAGAACCGCAAGTGTGGGGCCTGTGCAGCCTGCCTGCGGCGGATGGACTGTGGCCACTGCGACTTCTGCTGTGATAAGCCCAAATTCGGGGGCAGCAACCAGAAGCGCCAGAAGTGTCGTTGGCGCCAGTGCCTGCAGTTTGCTATG AAGCGGCTGCTGCCAAGTGTCTGGGCAGGGTCCGAGGATGGCGCCGGGCCACCTGCACCTTACCCGCGTCGAAAGAGGCCTGGCTCTGCTCGAAGGCCCCGTCTGGGTCAGACCCCGAAGCCTCCCTTGGCCACGCCCATGGCCCAACCAGACCGTGCCCGGACTCCAGTGAAGCAGGAAGCAGGCAGTGGCTTTGTGCTGCCCCCGCCTGGCACCGACCTCGTGTTCTTACGGGAGGGTGCAAGCAGTCCCGTGCAGGTGCCTGGCCCAGCTCCAGCTTCCACAGCAGCTCTGTTACAG GAGGCCCAGTGCCCTGGCCTGAGTTGGGTCGTGGCCTTACCCCAGGTGAAGCAAGAGAAGGCGGATGCCCAGGAAGACTGGACACCGGGCACAGCCATCCCGACTTCTCCTGTATTGCTGCCTGGCTGCCCCAGCAAG GCAGTAGACCCAGGCCTGCCACCTGTGAAGCAAGAGCCACCTGACCCTGAGGAGGACAAGGAGGAGGAGAACAAGGATGACTCCACCTCTGACCTGGCCCcagaggaggaggcaggaggggctggcACGCCCGTG ATCACGGAGATTTTCAGCCTGGGTGGAACCCGCCTCCGGGACACAGCAGTCTGGTTGCCAAG CTTGAAGTCTGCAGGGCAGGCAATCGGGAAGGGAAGATGGACGTAA
- the MBD1 gene encoding methyl-CpG-binding domain protein 1 isoform X26 — translation MAEDWLDCPALGPGWKRREVFRKSGATCGRSDTYYQSPTGDRIRSKVELTRYLGPACDLTLFDFKQGILCYPAPKAHSLAVPSRKRKKPSRPAKAQKRQVGPPKSEARKEAPRDETKADADTAPASLPAPGCCENCGISFSGDGTRRQRLKTLCKDCRAQRIAFNREQRMFKRVGCGECAACQVTEDCGACSTCLLQLPHDVASGLFCKCERRRCLRIVERVSRAGGVGPRLTCTPDPHSPGPMRHTSGPPQSRGCGVCRGCQTREDCGRCRVCLRPPRPGLRRQWRCVQRRCLRHLAHRLRRHHQRCQRRPPLAVAPPAGKHGRRRGGCDSKVAPRRRPPRTQPLPALPPSQPPESPELHPRALAPSPPAEFIYYCVDEDELQPYTNRRQNRKCGACAACLRRMDCGHCDFCCDKPKFGGSNQKRQKCRWRQCLQFAMKRLLPSVWAGSEDGAGPPAPYPRRKRPGSARRPRLGQTPKPPLATPMAQPDRARTPVKQEAGSGFVLPPPGTDLVFLREGASSPVQVPGPAPASTAALLQAVDPGLPPVKQEPPDPEEDKEEENKDDSTSDLAPEEEAGGAGTPVITEIFSLGGTRLRDTAVWLPRSKDLKKPGARKQ, via the exons ccccacaggaGACAGGATCCGAAGCAAAGTTGAGCTGACCCGATACCTGGGCCCTGCGTGCGATCTCACCCTCTTCGACTTCAAACAAGGCATCCTGTGTTATCCAGCCCCCAAG GCCCATTCCTTGGCCGTCCCCAGCAGGAAGCGGAAGAAGCCTTCGAGGCCGGCCAAGGCTCAGAAACGTCAGGTTGGACCTCCGAAGAGCGAAGCCAGGAAGGAGGCCCCAAGGGATGAGACCAAGGCTGATGCTGACACAGCCCCCGCTTCGCTTCCTGCGCCTGG GTGCTGTGAGAACTGTGGAATCAGCTTTTCAGGGGATGGAACCCGACGGCAGCGGCTCAAGACTCTGTGCAAGGACTGCCGAG cACAGAGAATTGCTTTCAACCGGGAGCAGAGGATGTTTAAG CGTGTGGGCTGCGGGGAGTGTGCGGCCTGCCAGGTAACGGAAGACTGTGGGGCCTGCTCCACCTGCCTTCTGCAGTTGCCCCATGATGTGGCCTCGGGGCTGTTCTGCAAGTGTGAGCGAAGACGGTGCCTCCGGATTGTGGAAAGGGTGAGTCGGGCAGGTGGGGTGGGCCCAAGGCTCACCTGCACTCCTGACCCTCATAGTCCTGGCCCCATGCGTCACACCTCCGGCCCCCCACAGAGCCGAGGGTGTGGAGTGTGCCGGGGCTGTCAGACCCGAGAGGACTGTGGCCGTTGTCGAGTCTGCCTTCGCCCTCCCCGCCCTGGTCTCAGGCGCCAGTGGAGGTGCGTCCAGCGGCGTTGCCTGCGG CACCTTGCACACCGCCTCCGCCGCCACCATCAGCGATGTCAACGACGCCCTCCCCTAGCTGTGGCTCCCCCTGCT gGTAAACACGGCCGCCGCAGGGGAGGCTGCGACTCCAAGGTGGCTCCCCGGCGGCGCCCCCCCCGAACCCAGCCACTGCCTGCACTTCCACCCTCGCAGCCTCCAGAGTCTCCAGAGCTG CACCCCAGAGCCCTGGCCCCCTCGCCACCTGCTGAATTCATCTATTACTGTGTAGACGAGGACGAGCTA CAGCCTTACACGAACCGTCGGCAGAACCGCAAGTGTGGGGCCTGTGCAGCCTGCCTGCGGCGGATGGACTGTGGCCACTGCGACTTCTGCTGTGATAAGCCCAAATTCGGGGGCAGCAACCAGAAGCGCCAGAAGTGTCGTTGGCGCCAGTGCCTGCAGTTTGCTATG AAGCGGCTGCTGCCAAGTGTCTGGGCAGGGTCCGAGGATGGCGCCGGGCCACCTGCACCTTACCCGCGTCGAAAGAGGCCTGGCTCTGCTCGAAGGCCCCGTCTGGGTCAGACCCCGAAGCCTCCCTTGGCCACGCCCATGGCCCAACCAGACCGTGCCCGGACTCCAGTGAAGCAGGAAGCAGGCAGTGGCTTTGTGCTGCCCCCGCCTGGCACCGACCTCGTGTTCTTACGGGAGGGTGCAAGCAGTCCCGTGCAGGTGCCTGGCCCAGCTCCAGCTTCCACAGCAGCTCTGTTACAG GCAGTAGACCCAGGCCTGCCACCTGTGAAGCAAGAGCCACCTGACCCTGAGGAGGACAAGGAGGAGGAGAACAAGGATGACTCCACCTCTGACCTGGCCCcagaggaggaggcaggaggggctggcACGCCCGTG ATCACGGAGATTTTCAGCCTGGGTGGAACCCGCCTCCGGGACACAGCAGTCTGGTTGCCAAG GTCCAAGGACCTTAAAAAACCTGGAGCTAGAAAGCAGTAG
- the MBD1 gene encoding methyl-CpG-binding domain protein 1 isoform X25: MAEDWLDCPALGPGWKRREVFRKSGATCGRSDTYYQSPTGDRIRSKVELTRYLGPACDLTLFDFKQGILCYPAPKAHSLAVPSRKRKKPSRPAKAQKRQVGPPKSEARKEAPRDETKADADTAPASLPAPGCCENCGISFSGDGTRRQRLKTLCKDCRAQRIAFNREQRMFKRVGCGECAACQVTEDCGACSTCLLQLPHDVASGLFCKCERRRCLRIVERSRGCGVCRGCQTREDCGRCRVCLRPPRPGLRRQWRCVQRRCLRHLAHRLRRHHQRCQRRPPLAVAPPAGKHGRRRGGCDSKVAPRRRPPRTQPLPALPPSQPPESPELHPRALAPSPPAEFIYYCVDEDELQPYTNRRQNRKCGACAACLRRMDCGHCDFCCDKPKFGGSNQKRQKCRWRQCLQFAMKRLLPSVWAGSEDGAGPPAPYPRRKRPGSARRPRLGQTPKPPLATPMAQPDRARTPVKQEAGSGFVLPPPGTDLVFLREGASSPVQVPGPAPASTAALLQAVDPGLPPVKQEPPDPEEDKEEENKDDSTSDLAPEEEAGGAGTPVITEIFSLGGTRLRDTAVWLPRAGNREGKMDVKSGRPRRHWRHRARAGNHADGPEPMSASHHLQLR, encoded by the exons ccccacaggaGACAGGATCCGAAGCAAAGTTGAGCTGACCCGATACCTGGGCCCTGCGTGCGATCTCACCCTCTTCGACTTCAAACAAGGCATCCTGTGTTATCCAGCCCCCAAG GCCCATTCCTTGGCCGTCCCCAGCAGGAAGCGGAAGAAGCCTTCGAGGCCGGCCAAGGCTCAGAAACGTCAGGTTGGACCTCCGAAGAGCGAAGCCAGGAAGGAGGCCCCAAGGGATGAGACCAAGGCTGATGCTGACACAGCCCCCGCTTCGCTTCCTGCGCCTGG GTGCTGTGAGAACTGTGGAATCAGCTTTTCAGGGGATGGAACCCGACGGCAGCGGCTCAAGACTCTGTGCAAGGACTGCCGAG cACAGAGAATTGCTTTCAACCGGGAGCAGAGGATGTTTAAG CGTGTGGGCTGCGGGGAGTGTGCGGCCTGCCAGGTAACGGAAGACTGTGGGGCCTGCTCCACCTGCCTTCTGCAGTTGCCCCATGATGTGGCCTCGGGGCTGTTCTGCAAGTGTGAGCGAAGACGGTGCCTCCGGATTGTGGAAAGG AGCCGAGGGTGTGGAGTGTGCCGGGGCTGTCAGACCCGAGAGGACTGTGGCCGTTGTCGAGTCTGCCTTCGCCCTCCCCGCCCTGGTCTCAGGCGCCAGTGGAGGTGCGTCCAGCGGCGTTGCCTGCGG CACCTTGCACACCGCCTCCGCCGCCACCATCAGCGATGTCAACGACGCCCTCCCCTAGCTGTGGCTCCCCCTGCT gGTAAACACGGCCGCCGCAGGGGAGGCTGCGACTCCAAGGTGGCTCCCCGGCGGCGCCCCCCCCGAACCCAGCCACTGCCTGCACTTCCACCCTCGCAGCCTCCAGAGTCTCCAGAGCTG CACCCCAGAGCCCTGGCCCCCTCGCCACCTGCTGAATTCATCTATTACTGTGTAGACGAGGACGAGCTA CAGCCTTACACGAACCGTCGGCAGAACCGCAAGTGTGGGGCCTGTGCAGCCTGCCTGCGGCGGATGGACTGTGGCCACTGCGACTTCTGCTGTGATAAGCCCAAATTCGGGGGCAGCAACCAGAAGCGCCAGAAGTGTCGTTGGCGCCAGTGCCTGCAGTTTGCTATG AAGCGGCTGCTGCCAAGTGTCTGGGCAGGGTCCGAGGATGGCGCCGGGCCACCTGCACCTTACCCGCGTCGAAAGAGGCCTGGCTCTGCTCGAAGGCCCCGTCTGGGTCAGACCCCGAAGCCTCCCTTGGCCACGCCCATGGCCCAACCAGACCGTGCCCGGACTCCAGTGAAGCAGGAAGCAGGCAGTGGCTTTGTGCTGCCCCCGCCTGGCACCGACCTCGTGTTCTTACGGGAGGGTGCAAGCAGTCCCGTGCAGGTGCCTGGCCCAGCTCCAGCTTCCACAGCAGCTCTGTTACAG GCAGTAGACCCAGGCCTGCCACCTGTGAAGCAAGAGCCACCTGACCCTGAGGAGGACAAGGAGGAGGAGAACAAGGATGACTCCACCTCTGACCTGGCCCcagaggaggaggcaggaggggctggcACGCCCGTG ATCACGGAGATTTTCAGCCTGGGTGGAACCCGCCTCCGGGACACAGCAGTCTGGTTGCCAAG GGCAGGCAATCGGGAAGGGAAGATGGACGTAAAGAGTGGGAGACCGAGGAGACACTGGCGCCACCGAGCACGAGCTGGAAACCACGCGGATGGCCCGGAACCCATGTCAGCCTCTCACCACCTCCAACTTCGATGA
- the MBD1 gene encoding methyl-CpG-binding domain protein 1 isoform X34 yields the protein MAEDWLDCPALGPGWKRREVFRKSGATCGRSDTYYQSPTGDRIRSKVELTRYLGPACDLTLFDFKQGILCYPAPKAHSLAVPSRKRKKPSRPAKAQKRQVGPPKSEARKEAPRDETKADADTAPASLPAPGCCENCGISFSGDGTRRQRLKTLCKDCRAQRIAFNREQRMFKRVGCGECAACQVTEDCGACSTCLLQLPHDVASGLFCKCERRRCLRIVERSRGCGVCRGCQTREDCGRCRVCLRPPRPGLRRQWRCVQRRCLRGKHGRRRGGCDSKVAPRRRPPRTQPLPALPPSQPPESPELHPRALAPSPPAEFIYYCVDEDELQPYTNRRQNRKCGACAACLRRMDCGHCDFCCDKPKFGGSNQKRQKCRWRQCLQFAMKRLLPSVWAGSEDGAGPPAPYPRRKRPGSARRPRLGQTPKPPLATPMAQPDRARTPVKQEAGSGFVLPPPGTDLVFLREGASSPVQVPGPAPASTAALLQAVDPGLPPVKQEPPDPEEDKEEENKDDSTSDLAPEEEAGGAGTPVITEIFSLGGTRLRDTAVWLPRAGNREGKMDVKSGRPRRHWRHRARAGNHADGPEPMSASHHLQLR from the exons ccccacaggaGACAGGATCCGAAGCAAAGTTGAGCTGACCCGATACCTGGGCCCTGCGTGCGATCTCACCCTCTTCGACTTCAAACAAGGCATCCTGTGTTATCCAGCCCCCAAG GCCCATTCCTTGGCCGTCCCCAGCAGGAAGCGGAAGAAGCCTTCGAGGCCGGCCAAGGCTCAGAAACGTCAGGTTGGACCTCCGAAGAGCGAAGCCAGGAAGGAGGCCCCAAGGGATGAGACCAAGGCTGATGCTGACACAGCCCCCGCTTCGCTTCCTGCGCCTGG GTGCTGTGAGAACTGTGGAATCAGCTTTTCAGGGGATGGAACCCGACGGCAGCGGCTCAAGACTCTGTGCAAGGACTGCCGAG cACAGAGAATTGCTTTCAACCGGGAGCAGAGGATGTTTAAG CGTGTGGGCTGCGGGGAGTGTGCGGCCTGCCAGGTAACGGAAGACTGTGGGGCCTGCTCCACCTGCCTTCTGCAGTTGCCCCATGATGTGGCCTCGGGGCTGTTCTGCAAGTGTGAGCGAAGACGGTGCCTCCGGATTGTGGAAAGG AGCCGAGGGTGTGGAGTGTGCCGGGGCTGTCAGACCCGAGAGGACTGTGGCCGTTGTCGAGTCTGCCTTCGCCCTCCCCGCCCTGGTCTCAGGCGCCAGTGGAGGTGCGTCCAGCGGCGTTGCCTGCGG gGTAAACACGGCCGCCGCAGGGGAGGCTGCGACTCCAAGGTGGCTCCCCGGCGGCGCCCCCCCCGAACCCAGCCACTGCCTGCACTTCCACCCTCGCAGCCTCCAGAGTCTCCAGAGCTG CACCCCAGAGCCCTGGCCCCCTCGCCACCTGCTGAATTCATCTATTACTGTGTAGACGAGGACGAGCTA CAGCCTTACACGAACCGTCGGCAGAACCGCAAGTGTGGGGCCTGTGCAGCCTGCCTGCGGCGGATGGACTGTGGCCACTGCGACTTCTGCTGTGATAAGCCCAAATTCGGGGGCAGCAACCAGAAGCGCCAGAAGTGTCGTTGGCGCCAGTGCCTGCAGTTTGCTATG AAGCGGCTGCTGCCAAGTGTCTGGGCAGGGTCCGAGGATGGCGCCGGGCCACCTGCACCTTACCCGCGTCGAAAGAGGCCTGGCTCTGCTCGAAGGCCCCGTCTGGGTCAGACCCCGAAGCCTCCCTTGGCCACGCCCATGGCCCAACCAGACCGTGCCCGGACTCCAGTGAAGCAGGAAGCAGGCAGTGGCTTTGTGCTGCCCCCGCCTGGCACCGACCTCGTGTTCTTACGGGAGGGTGCAAGCAGTCCCGTGCAGGTGCCTGGCCCAGCTCCAGCTTCCACAGCAGCTCTGTTACAG GCAGTAGACCCAGGCCTGCCACCTGTGAAGCAAGAGCCACCTGACCCTGAGGAGGACAAGGAGGAGGAGAACAAGGATGACTCCACCTCTGACCTGGCCCcagaggaggaggcaggaggggctggcACGCCCGTG ATCACGGAGATTTTCAGCCTGGGTGGAACCCGCCTCCGGGACACAGCAGTCTGGTTGCCAAG GGCAGGCAATCGGGAAGGGAAGATGGACGTAAAGAGTGGGAGACCGAGGAGACACTGGCGCCACCGAGCACGAGCTGGAAACCACGCGGATGGCCCGGAACCCATGTCAGCCTCTCACCACCTCCAACTTCGATGA